A window from Argopecten irradians isolate NY chromosome 3, Ai_NY, whole genome shotgun sequence encodes these proteins:
- the LOC138318391 gene encoding sulfotransferase 1B1-like — protein MPVKKLPDDNGTTLTVVDLDGYYLPILYELKDQEEEIRSLPNWKVRTDDVMICTYPKSGTHWLWEIVKMLVQKKAERIQTVKETAMLEMIAQEACDKIPSPRVLNSHVYFEYLPKDFVKGKCKIVYAMRNPKDVAVSFFHHHSNIIKYDFSGKWGDYVTRFLKGNVDYGSWFEYTRKWEKVMADNPDYPILATTFEDMKEDALREVTRIAKFLEVDCDQAFLQEVTDLCHFDKMKKEKNALEEQVDGWKDGKPGMYRKGDVGDWKNWFTVAHSEHFNSVYREKMKGSKVQPRFTLC, from the exons ATGCCCGTAAAGAAGCTACCAGACGACAACGGTACCACCCTCACAGTTGTGGATCTCGATGGCTACTACCTCCCGATATTATACGAACTCAAAGACCAGGAGGAAGAAATACGGTCCTTGCCAAACTGGAAAGTAAGAACTGATGACGTCATGATTTGTACTTATCCAAAATCAG GCACCCATTGGCTCTGGGAGATAGTGAAAATGCTGGTTCAGAAGAAAGCTGAAAGGATCCAAACTGTTAAAGAGACTGCCATGTTGGAAATGATAGCTCAGGAAGCGTGCGACAAAATTCCATCACCACGTGTTCTTAACAGCCACGTGTATTTTGAGTATTTGCCCAAAGACTTCGTCAAAGGGAAATGTAAGATTGTTTATGCAATGCGCAATCCCAAAGATGTTGCTGTATCTTTTTTCCATCACCACAgcaatatcataaaatatgacTTCTCAGGCAAATGGGGCGATTATGTTACAAGGTTCCTTAAAGGCAATG TCGACTATGGGAGTTGGTTCGAATACACACGGAAGTGGGAAAAAGTCATGGCAGACAACCCAGATTATCCAATCTTAGCAACCACGTTTGAGGACATGAAAGAA GACGCCCTTCGTGAAGTGACTCGAATCGCCAAATTCCTCGAAGTAGATTGCGACCAGGCGTTCCTTCAGGAGGTAACCGACCTCTGCCATTTTGACAAAATGAAGAAAGAGAAAAATGCTTTAGAAGAGCAGGTTGACGGATGGAAAGATGGCAAACCGGGGATGTATAGAAAAG GTGATGTTGGTGACTGGAAGAACTGGTTCACAGTAGCACACAGTGAACATTTCAACAGTGTGTACAGGGAGAAAATGAAGGGATCGAAAGTTCAACCTAGATTTACCTTATGTTAA